The genomic region CGGCTCGAGCGACGGCTCCCGCGAGTTCATCACGCAGCGCTACGGCGGCCGCGTGCAAATCGTCGAGAACGGCGCCAACCTCGGCTTCGCGGCGGCCTGCAACCGCGCGTTCGCGGCGACCTGGTCGGAATACGTCTTTTTGCTCAACCCCGACGCCGAGCTGCACGACGGCGCGCTGCGCGAGGCGGTCGCGTTCATGGACGCGCACCCGCGCGCCGGGATCGTGGGTTCGCGCATCTACAACTACGACGGCAGCGTGCAGCAGTCGGTCGGGGAGTTCGACACCTGGGCCGGCGCGTTTCTGCGCTCGTCGGCGTGGGGCGAGTGGCCGGTCTTCCGGCGCTTCGCGAACGGCGCCTCGCTGCGTGATTTTCAGTACGATGAGCCGCGCAAGGTCGACCTCGCGATCGGCGCGGCGCTCACGCTGCGGCGCGCGATGATGGACCAGATCGGATACTTCGACGAGCGTTTCTTTCTGTACCACGAGGAGGTCGACTACGCGAAGCGCGCAGCGGAGGCGGGCTGGGAGACGTGGTTCGTGCCGGCGAGCGAAGCGGTGCACGAGGGAATGGGCAGCGCGCGCGGTCAGTACAACGTCGAAAAACGCAAACAAGCCTCGCGCCGCAAGTATTGGATCAAACACCACGGCCGGGCGTGGTACTACGGTTTGGCCGGCGCGCTGATCGGGCGCTACGCGCTCTACGCCGGCGTCCTCGCCGGCGCACTCGTCCTCGGCCGGAGACTGCTGCGCTAGTGGATTCGGCTGCTTCGCATCCGAACCCGTCGCGTTCG from Candidatus Eremiobacterota bacterium harbors:
- a CDS encoding glycosyltransferase family 2 protein, which encodes GSSDGSREFITQRYGGRVQIVENGANLGFAAACNRAFAATWSEYVFLLNPDAELHDGALREAVAFMDAHPRAGIVGSRIYNYDGSVQQSVGEFDTWAGAFLRSSAWGEWPVFRRFANGASLRDFQYDEPRKVDLAIGAALTLRRAMMDQIGYFDERFFLYHEEVDYAKRAAEAGWETWFVPASEAVHEGMGSARGQYNVEKRKQASRRKYWIKHHGRAWYYGLAGALIGRYALYAGVLAGALVLGRRLLR